Proteins encoded together in one Catellatospora citrea window:
- a CDS encoding ABC transporter permease: MDVELAVPEAYWTRTRKTGAVMIGLGLLATIGFGALAGSENARFALGENVSGAGFDIPGTAGAIIFGLVALVAGVALLVTGKHFGVLTGVALAGFIISAVCWQMSVSTVSHTMPLGFIAAATFTAAIPLIFGSLGGVLCERSGVVNVAIEGQLLTGAFFGALFGTITGSFWLGLLAAAVGGALISAILAVFAIRYLVDQVVVGIVLNVFAGGLTAFFYEQVMRPDTDGYNFPGKVPSWPIPVLSEIPIIGPALFNGNIFSYGSLIAVAVITIALFRTRWGLRTRAVGEHPAAADTVGIRVLGLRYANVLLAGVVAGFGGAYFSMLSTTGFSKYMTAGAGFIALAAMIFGRWHPVGAFFASLFFGFFGALTGFLTSIGSPIPSQFLGMLPYLATIFAVAGLVGRVRAPAADGKPYVKG, translated from the coding sequence ATGGACGTCGAGCTGGCGGTGCCGGAGGCCTACTGGACCCGCACCCGCAAGACCGGTGCGGTGATGATCGGCCTGGGCCTGCTGGCCACGATCGGCTTCGGCGCGCTGGCCGGCTCGGAGAACGCGCGGTTCGCGCTCGGCGAGAACGTCTCCGGTGCCGGGTTCGACATCCCGGGCACCGCCGGCGCGATCATCTTCGGGCTGGTCGCGCTCGTCGCCGGGGTGGCGCTGCTGGTCACCGGCAAGCACTTCGGGGTGCTGACGGGCGTGGCCCTGGCGGGCTTCATCATCTCGGCGGTGTGCTGGCAGATGTCGGTGTCGACGGTGTCGCACACGATGCCGCTGGGCTTCATCGCGGCGGCCACCTTCACCGCCGCCATCCCGCTCATCTTCGGATCCCTCGGCGGCGTGCTCTGCGAGCGCAGCGGTGTGGTCAACGTGGCGATCGAGGGGCAGCTGCTGACGGGAGCGTTCTTCGGCGCCCTGTTCGGCACGATCACCGGCAGCTTCTGGCTGGGCCTGCTGGCCGCCGCGGTCGGCGGCGCGCTGATCTCGGCGATCCTGGCCGTGTTCGCCATCCGGTACCTGGTGGACCAGGTGGTCGTGGGCATCGTGCTGAACGTGTTCGCGGGCGGCCTCACCGCGTTCTTCTACGAGCAGGTGATGCGGCCGGACACGGACGGGTACAACTTCCCCGGCAAGGTGCCGAGCTGGCCCATCCCGGTGCTGTCCGAGATCCCGATCATCGGGCCCGCGCTGTTCAACGGCAACATCTTCAGCTACGGCTCGCTGATCGCGGTGGCCGTGATCACGATCGCGCTGTTCCGGACCCGCTGGGGCCTGCGGACCCGTGCCGTCGGCGAGCACCCGGCCGCGGCGGACACCGTCGGCATCCGGGTGCTCGGGTTGCGGTACGCGAACGTGCTGCTCGCGGGCGTGGTGGCCGGCTTCGGCGGCGCGTACTTCTCGATGCTGTCGACGACCGGCTTCAGCAAGTACATGACCGCCGGGGCGGGCTTCATCGCGCTGGCGGCCATGATCTTCGGCCGGTGGCACCCGGTCGGCGCGTTCTTCGCGTCGCTGTTCTTCGGCTTCTTCGGCGCGCTGACCGGCTTCCTGACCAGCATCGGCAGCCCCATCCCGAGCCAGTTCCTCGGCATGCTGCCGTACCTCGCGACGATCTTCGCGGTGGCCGGGCTGGTGGGACGCGTCCGCGCGCCCGCGGCCGACGGCAAGCCGTACGTCAAGGGCTGA
- a CDS encoding thymidine phosphorylase, with translation MSFAAVDVIRVKRDGGVLSDEQIDWVVDAYTRGHVADEQMSSLAMAILLRGMTDAEIARWTAAMIASGERLDLSKVARPTVDKHSTGGVGDKITLPLTPLVAACGAAVPQLSGRGLGHTGGTLDKLESIPGWRAALSNEEFISQLRDVGAVICQAGEGLAPADRKLYALRDVTGTVEAIPLIASSIMSKKIAEGTGALVLDVKVGTGAFMKSVDDARELARQMVELGRAHGVDTVALLTDMNTPLGLAVGNAVEVQESLDVLAGGGPADVVELTLALAREMLSAAGLSDVDPADALHDGRAMDSWRAMIRAQGGDPDAPLPVANEIEQIRAERAGIVASVDALGIGLAAWRLGAGRARKEDPVSAAAGVVLHKRPGDRVAAGDVLYELRTDDPSRLPVARVDAASAVVVGDGPAPVHPLIIDRIG, from the coding sequence ATGAGTTTCGCGGCAGTCGACGTCATCCGGGTGAAGCGGGACGGCGGTGTGCTCAGCGACGAGCAGATCGACTGGGTCGTCGACGCGTACACCCGGGGCCATGTCGCCGACGAGCAGATGTCGTCGCTGGCGATGGCGATCCTGCTGCGCGGCATGACCGACGCGGAGATCGCCCGGTGGACCGCCGCGATGATCGCCTCCGGGGAGCGGCTGGACCTGTCCAAGGTGGCCCGCCCGACGGTGGACAAGCACTCGACCGGCGGCGTCGGCGACAAGATCACTCTGCCGCTGACCCCGCTCGTGGCGGCCTGCGGCGCGGCGGTGCCGCAGCTGTCCGGCCGCGGGCTCGGGCACACCGGCGGCACCCTGGACAAGCTGGAGTCGATCCCCGGCTGGCGGGCCGCGCTCAGCAACGAGGAGTTCATCTCGCAGCTGCGCGACGTCGGCGCGGTGATCTGCCAGGCGGGCGAGGGCCTCGCGCCGGCGGACCGCAAGCTGTACGCGCTGCGTGACGTCACCGGGACCGTCGAGGCGATCCCGCTGATCGCCAGCTCGATCATGAGCAAGAAGATCGCCGAGGGCACCGGCGCGCTGGTGCTGGACGTGAAGGTCGGCACGGGCGCGTTCATGAAGTCGGTCGACGACGCCCGGGAGCTGGCCCGCCAGATGGTGGAGCTGGGCCGGGCGCACGGCGTCGACACCGTTGCGCTGCTCACCGACATGAACACCCCGCTCGGCCTGGCCGTCGGCAACGCGGTCGAGGTGCAGGAGTCGCTGGACGTGCTGGCCGGCGGCGGCCCCGCCGACGTGGTCGAGCTGACCCTGGCGCTGGCCCGCGAGATGCTGTCCGCGGCCGGGCTGTCCGACGTCGACCCCGCCGACGCGCTGCACGACGGGCGCGCGATGGACTCCTGGCGGGCGATGATCCGTGCCCAGGGCGGCGACCCGGACGCGCCGCTGCCGGTGGCCAACGAGATCGAGCAGATCCGGGCGGAGCGCGCCGGGATCGTGGCGTCGGTCGACGCGCTCGGCATCGGCCTGGCCGCCTGGCGGCTCGGGGCCGGCCGGGCCCGCAAGGAGGACCCGGTCAGCGCCGCCGCCGGCGTGGTGCTGCACAAGCGGCCCGGTGACCGGGTCGCCGCCGGCGACGTGCTGTACGAGCTGCGTACCGACGACCCGTCCCGGCTGCCGGTGGCCCGGGTCGACGCCGCGTCGGCCGTCGTCGTCGGGGACGGGCCCGCGCCCGTACACCCGCTGATCATCGATCGGATCGGATGA
- a CDS encoding DUF4272 domain-containing protein, protein MALPAPDPLAVRAASFQELTRLGVPLPPDTYPLVWEPGDTVELRPTGELEARAAILHVAMERVFGMPPEEAEKWLDANALIPDVTEPEWAWIVDELGDRQSFVLHLDALAGICWVLGVIKTLDPLRTPPRLMESLPDLHGGETFTGWQARILAAPRDPTVVAAALDLHYCLDWSFQELERQGLPVPGELNANAIGQRRWALEWSSVFLGEFHDPPGGWEEVDLSV, encoded by the coding sequence GTGGCACTGCCCGCACCGGACCCCCTCGCCGTGCGTGCCGCCAGCTTCCAGGAGCTGACCCGGCTGGGCGTCCCGCTGCCACCGGATACCTACCCGCTGGTATGGGAACCGGGGGACACCGTCGAGCTGCGTCCCACGGGCGAGCTGGAAGCCCGCGCGGCCATCCTGCACGTGGCGATGGAGCGCGTCTTCGGCATGCCGCCGGAGGAGGCGGAGAAGTGGCTCGACGCCAACGCCCTCATCCCCGACGTGACCGAGCCCGAGTGGGCCTGGATCGTCGACGAGCTGGGCGACCGGCAGTCGTTCGTGCTGCACCTGGACGCGCTCGCGGGCATCTGCTGGGTGCTCGGCGTCATCAAGACCCTCGACCCGCTGCGGACGCCGCCGCGGCTCATGGAGTCGCTGCCCGACCTGCACGGGGGCGAGACGTTCACCGGCTGGCAGGCCCGCATCCTGGCGGCGCCGCGCGATCCCACGGTCGTCGCGGCCGCGCTCGACCTGCACTACTGCCTCGACTGGTCGTTCCAGGAGCTGGAACGCCAGGGGCTGCCGGTGCCCGGTGAGCTGAACGCCAACGCGATCGGCCAGCGCCGCTGGGCGCTGGAGTGGTCGTCGGTGTTCCTGGGCGAGTTCCACGACCCGCCGGGCGGCTGGGAAGAGGTCGACCTGTCGGTCTGA
- a CDS encoding putative RNA methyltransferase, giving the protein MTDALRCPVCAAPLSLTPTTLHCLHHHSFDRNKHGYVHLATGRKLPEGDTPAMVAARTAFLSAAHYLPLATALTHLVDHELVARFDGVSPPQPHDQSSRPPLVVDLGAGTGYYLAAVLDAWPAAQGLAFDVSKAALRRAAKSHPRAGAVLADTWGTLPLADGSVDLLLNVFAPRNGAQMHRVLKPGGLLVVVTPTERHLAELRDQLGLLAVHPSKAERLAQELRDFTPAGEQLLEWRLDLTAAEAADLIAMGPNAFHEQARATTAVTCTASVRLGTYRPR; this is encoded by the coding sequence ATGACTGACGCGCTGCGCTGCCCCGTGTGCGCCGCCCCGCTGTCCCTCACCCCCACCACCCTGCACTGCCTCCACCACCACAGCTTCGACCGCAACAAACACGGCTACGTCCACCTCGCCACCGGCCGCAAGCTCCCCGAAGGCGACACCCCCGCCATGGTCGCCGCCCGCACCGCCTTCCTCTCCGCCGCCCACTACCTCCCCCTCGCCACCGCCCTCACCCACCTGGTCGATCATGAACTTGTGGCACGGTTCGACGGCGTGTCACCGCCACAACCTCATGATCAGAGCAGCCGCCCACCGCTGGTGGTGGATCTGGGGGCGGGGACGGGGTACTACCTCGCGGCGGTGTTGGATGCCTGGCCGGCGGCCCAGGGGCTGGCGTTCGACGTGAGCAAGGCGGCGCTGCGGCGCGCGGCGAAGTCGCACCCGCGGGCCGGGGCGGTGCTCGCCGACACCTGGGGCACCCTGCCGCTCGCCGACGGCAGCGTCGACCTGCTGCTCAACGTCTTCGCGCCGCGCAACGGCGCACAGATGCACCGGGTGCTGAAGCCCGGTGGCCTGCTGGTGGTGGTCACCCCGACCGAACGTCACCTCGCGGAGCTGCGCGACCAGCTCGGCCTGCTGGCGGTGCATCCGTCCAAAGCCGAACGCCTCGCCCAGGAGCTGCGCGACTTCACGCCCGCGGGCGAGCAGCTCCTGGAATGGCGGCTCGACCTCACCGCGGCCGAGGCCGCCGACCTGATCGCCATGGGCCCCAACGCCTTCCACGAGCAGGCCCGCGCCACCACCGCCGTGACCTGCACCGCGTCCGTCCGCCTCGGCACCTACCGCCCCCGCTGA
- a CDS encoding adenosine deaminase — protein sequence MTPTYDEIVKAPKALLHDHLDGGLRPATIVELAAEIGHELPATDPGELGEWFVSAADSGSLERYLETFSHTVAVMQTVPALRRVARECALDLAADGVVYAEVRYAPEQHLTAGLTLPEVVEAVLAGFAEGSEQAAAAGTPIRIGTLLTAMRHAARSMEIAELSTAYRDSGVVGFDIAGAEAGYPPTRHLDAFEYLQRENFHFTIHAGEAFGLPSIWQALQWCGADRLGHGVRIVDDIEPGTGKLGRLAGYVRDKRVPLELCPSSNVQTGAAASIAEHPIGLLRDLRFRVTVNTDNRLMSGTSMSREMALLVEAFGWGWAELQWFTINAMKSAFIPFDERLSIINEVIKPAYAKLL from the coding sequence GTGACTCCGACCTATGACGAGATCGTGAAGGCTCCCAAGGCGCTGCTGCACGACCACCTCGACGGTGGCCTGCGCCCGGCCACCATCGTCGAGCTGGCCGCCGAGATCGGGCACGAGCTGCCCGCCACCGATCCGGGGGAGCTGGGTGAGTGGTTCGTCTCCGCGGCCGACAGCGGCTCGCTGGAGCGTTACCTGGAGACGTTCTCGCACACGGTGGCGGTCATGCAGACCGTGCCGGCGCTGCGCCGGGTGGCCCGCGAGTGCGCGCTGGACCTGGCCGCCGACGGCGTGGTGTACGCCGAGGTGCGGTATGCGCCCGAGCAGCACCTCACGGCCGGGCTGACGCTGCCGGAGGTGGTCGAGGCGGTGCTGGCGGGGTTCGCCGAGGGCAGCGAGCAGGCGGCCGCGGCGGGCACCCCGATCCGGATCGGCACGCTGCTCACCGCGATGCGGCACGCCGCCCGCTCGATGGAGATCGCCGAGCTGTCCACGGCGTACCGCGACTCCGGCGTGGTCGGCTTCGACATCGCCGGGGCGGAGGCGGGCTACCCGCCCACCCGGCACCTGGACGCGTTCGAGTACCTCCAGCGGGAGAACTTCCACTTCACCATCCACGCGGGCGAGGCGTTCGGGCTGCCCTCGATCTGGCAGGCGCTGCAGTGGTGCGGGGCCGACCGGCTCGGTCACGGCGTGCGCATCGTCGACGACATCGAGCCGGGCACCGGCAAGCTGGGCCGGCTGGCCGGGTACGTGCGGGACAAGCGGGTGCCGCTGGAGCTGTGCCCGTCCTCGAACGTGCAGACCGGCGCGGCCGCCTCGATCGCGGAGCACCCGATCGGGCTACTGCGCGACCTGCGCTTCCGGGTGACGGTCAACACCGACAACCGGCTGATGAGCGGCACCTCGATGTCGCGGGAGATGGCGCTGCTGGTGGAGGCGTTCGGCTGGGGCTGGGCGGAGCTGCAGTGGTTCACCATCAACGCGATGAAGAGCGCGTTCATCCCGTTCGACGAGCGGCTATCGATCATCAACGAGGTGATCAAACCGGCTTACGCGAAGCTGCTGTGA
- a CDS encoding ATP-binding protein — protein sequence MNEMADWESPLSWDAQVAMTAVTQLAETGRTEIPVYDISLSARIGTRPFQLDGAPLFIAEGIFAAELVQACTQAGVLADALALHRPRTVTFARRLVRDLAEHRKPPMVLVRRGLRLWREDASVLGRQCELGCRPTTAAALQRRARLLLTAASRKPV from the coding sequence GTGAACGAGATGGCTGACTGGGAGTCCCCACTTTCGTGGGACGCCCAGGTCGCTATGACGGCCGTCACACAACTGGCCGAGACGGGGCGCACCGAGATCCCGGTATACGACATCAGCCTCAGTGCCCGGATCGGCACCCGGCCGTTCCAGCTCGACGGCGCACCGCTGTTCATCGCCGAGGGCATCTTCGCGGCCGAGCTCGTGCAGGCCTGCACGCAGGCCGGCGTGCTGGCGGACGCCCTCGCACTGCACCGCCCGCGCACCGTCACGTTCGCCCGGCGGCTGGTGCGCGACCTGGCCGAACACCGCAAGCCGCCCATGGTGCTGGTGCGCCGCGGCCTGCGCCTCTGGCGAGAGGACGCCTCGGTCCTGGGCCGGCAGTGCGAGCTGGGCTGCCGGCCCACCACCGCCGCGGCACTGCAGCGCCGCGCGCGGCTGCTGCTCACAGCAGCTTCGCGTAAGCCGGTTTGA
- a CDS encoding sensor histidine kinase, with protein MSKRPGTQNNAVLSRLRRPVSRLRDMPIWSKLGLIMIVPTLATIVVGTNGLLDNLDTATGADRTRILSVLVKESGALVDDLQNERAAAVMLLGTTNTPPASYENAGKLVEEAKKPYAQQRGALVDVDDSLRDLLVQIDSGLSSLPSVREQVKERKIKQSDAAMRYQVIIDYLLQIRDSAAQIAGGGELGDGLRAASAIATYKEFLSQERVIVHRAYMLGGLNTGLRKDFIATLTGQEQARDAFESVASDADMDLFNSQVTGPTLRKSSKFQADIEALLGESLSSLNFSAAEWDQSMRDHGGVLRKVEVQLDSDVEVTASDLRDEVTQQVLVQTGLLLGMLLLAILFAWLVARSMARSLRELRHGALSIAQYGLPQAVARLRDPALSSQLSPVQVANQIAEPLPVRSKDEFGQVTEAFNAVHLEAVRTAAEQAALRSSVATMFVNLARRSQILVDRLIGHLDRLERGEEDPDRLAELFQLDHLATRMRRNDENLLVLAGADSTRVQREPAALLDVLRAAQSEVEHYTRIEFGVIDRDIEVAAHAVNDLVHLIAELFDNATAFSPPDSTVMVEARRVGDRAVLYVEDHGIGISPDMLNEINEKLASPPQVDVAVSRMMGLVVVARLAARHGVKTELRLSADRGIIADVTLPTAVLVPRALAGGRAGATPRELPGFAPAPNMRQQAPAAPPQRSSSFAPLALESGSGAAAGAGAGRGVNGGSGGRIFDAPPAPPAPELPVSTPPSRAGMPAWSDLTGVNGSDASRRPNGEALPQRRVPVETDRPEAFNQPQIPRQPSPPVEERANPSWNQQSWAGSGASASPQAPSSPYTSPGMPISAVPVSAVPVSAAPVSASPIDVPASAVPPTWPPVSREDSPSVTPDMTAEMPRIPDEYPVVDTRIPFADETMELPIFRELESAWFSTRRTAVDTPAQDEKTAPPANVPQDTTITAQFPAVERNGYGSNGAPKVSSTAAGASDLPSRDVSMGSTQSGREAAGYEVPAPYRPSWQTAADDGWAAASAIANSTPPSESTAAGLPKRTPMAQLVPGGVEKGATTVQRRTPEGVRGLLSAYHRGVQRGRTQHKDDDVIPGSTETGSQSGKEQEA; from the coding sequence GTGAGCAAGCGGCCAGGAACGCAGAACAACGCGGTCCTTTCGCGTCTCCGACGGCCAGTGAGCCGGCTCCGGGACATGCCGATCTGGTCCAAGCTGGGCCTGATCATGATCGTTCCGACTCTGGCCACGATCGTCGTGGGCACCAACGGTCTGTTGGACAACCTCGACACAGCGACCGGCGCCGACCGCACGCGGATTCTCTCCGTGCTGGTGAAGGAGTCCGGAGCACTCGTCGACGACCTCCAGAACGAGCGTGCCGCAGCGGTCATGCTGCTGGGCACGACCAACACCCCGCCGGCGTCCTACGAGAACGCCGGCAAGCTGGTCGAGGAAGCCAAGAAGCCGTACGCGCAGCAGCGCGGCGCGCTGGTGGACGTCGACGACAGCCTGCGGGACCTGCTCGTACAGATCGATTCGGGCCTTTCCAGCCTGCCCTCCGTGCGGGAGCAGGTGAAAGAACGCAAGATCAAGCAGTCCGACGCGGCGATGCGCTACCAGGTGATCATCGATTACCTGCTGCAGATCCGTGACAGCGCCGCCCAGATCGCCGGTGGCGGCGAGCTCGGTGACGGCCTGCGTGCGGCCAGCGCGATCGCCACGTACAAGGAATTCCTCTCCCAGGAACGGGTCATCGTGCACCGGGCGTACATGCTCGGTGGCTTGAACACGGGTCTGCGCAAGGACTTCATCGCCACGCTGACCGGCCAGGAGCAGGCGCGCGACGCCTTCGAATCGGTGGCCAGCGACGCGGACATGGACCTGTTCAACAGCCAGGTGACCGGCCCGACGCTGCGCAAGTCGTCGAAGTTCCAGGCCGACATCGAGGCGCTGCTGGGCGAGTCGCTCAGCTCGCTGAACTTCTCCGCGGCCGAGTGGGACCAGAGCATGCGCGACCACGGCGGTGTGCTCCGCAAGGTCGAGGTGCAGCTGGACTCCGACGTCGAGGTCACCGCGAGCGACCTGCGTGACGAGGTCACACAGCAGGTTCTCGTGCAGACCGGTCTGCTGCTGGGCATGCTGCTGCTGGCGATCCTCTTCGCCTGGCTCGTGGCCCGCTCGATGGCGCGCTCGCTGCGCGAACTGCGGCACGGCGCGCTCAGCATCGCCCAGTACGGGCTGCCGCAGGCGGTGGCCCGACTGCGCGACCCGGCGCTGTCCTCACAGCTGTCGCCGGTGCAGGTGGCCAACCAGATCGCCGAGCCGCTGCCGGTGCGCAGCAAGGACGAGTTCGGGCAGGTGACCGAGGCGTTCAACGCGGTCCACCTGGAGGCGGTCCGCACCGCTGCCGAGCAGGCCGCACTGCGGTCGTCCGTCGCCACGATGTTCGTCAACCTCGCCCGCCGTTCGCAGATCCTGGTCGACCGGCTCATCGGTCACCTGGACCGCCTCGAGCGCGGTGAGGAGGACCCGGACCGGCTGGCCGAGCTCTTCCAGCTGGACCACCTGGCCACCCGAATGCGCCGGAACGACGAGAACCTCCTGGTGCTCGCCGGCGCCGACTCCACCCGTGTGCAGCGCGAGCCCGCGGCCCTGCTGGACGTGCTCCGTGCCGCCCAGTCCGAGGTCGAGCACTACACCCGGATCGAGTTCGGGGTCATCGACCGTGACATCGAGGTCGCCGCGCACGCGGTCAACGACCTGGTGCACCTCATCGCCGAGCTCTTCGACAACGCGACCGCGTTCTCCCCGCCGGACTCGACCGTCATGGTCGAGGCACGCCGGGTGGGCGACCGCGCCGTGCTGTACGTCGAGGACCACGGCATCGGCATCTCGCCGGACATGCTCAACGAGATCAACGAGAAGCTGGCCAGTCCGCCCCAGGTGGACGTGGCGGTCTCCCGGATGATGGGCCTGGTCGTGGTCGCGCGGCTCGCCGCACGGCACGGGGTCAAGACGGAGCTGCGGCTCTCGGCCGACCGGGGCATCATCGCCGACGTCACGCTGCCGACCGCGGTGCTCGTGCCACGGGCACTGGCCGGTGGCCGTGCCGGTGCGACGCCGCGCGAGCTGCCCGGGTTCGCCCCGGCGCCGAACATGCGCCAGCAGGCTCCGGCGGCCCCGCCGCAGCGCTCGTCCTCCTTCGCGCCGCTGGCGCTGGAGTCGGGCTCTGGTGCGGCAGCCGGTGCCGGTGCCGGTCGCGGCGTCAACGGCGGCAGCGGCGGGCGCATCTTCGACGCGCCGCCCGCGCCGCCCGCTCCGGAGCTGCCCGTCAGCACGCCGCCCTCGCGGGCCGGCATGCCGGCGTGGTCGGACCTGACCGGCGTCAACGGCTCCGACGCGTCCCGCCGTCCCAACGGCGAGGCGTTGCCGCAGCGGCGGGTGCCGGTGGAGACCGACCGGCCTGAGGCGTTCAACCAGCCGCAGATCCCGCGTCAGCCGTCCCCGCCCGTGGAGGAGCGCGCCAACCCGTCCTGGAACCAGCAGAGCTGGGCAGGGTCGGGGGCGTCCGCTTCGCCGCAGGCGCCGAGCAGCCCGTACACGAGCCCCGGTATGCCGATCTCGGCCGTCCCGGTCTCCGCGGTGCCGGTCTCGGCCGCGCCCGTCTCGGCTTCCCCGATCGACGTTCCCGCGTCCGCCGTGCCGCCGACCTGGCCGCCGGTGAGCCGCGAGGACAGCCCGTCGGTGACGCCGGACATGACGGCGGAGATGCCGCGGATCCCGGACGAGTACCCGGTGGTCGACACCCGCATCCCGTTCGCTGACGAGACGATGGAGCTGCCGATCTTCCGGGAGCTCGAGTCGGCCTGGTTCAGCACGCGGCGCACGGCGGTCGATACGCCAGCTCAGGACGAAAAAACTGCCCCTCCCGCGAACGTCCCCCAAGACACTACGATCACCGCACAGTTCCCCGCCGTTGAACGAAACGGGTACGGGAGCAACGGTGCACCGAAGGTCAGCAGCACAGCGGCGGGAGCTTCCGACCTGCCGAGCAGGGACGTGAGCATGGGGAGTACGCAGTCTGGCCGTGAGGCCGCCGGATACGAGGTGCCGGCGCCCTATCGGCCGAGCTGGCAGACGGCTGCCGACGACGGATGGGCGGCCGCCTCGGCGATCGCCAACAGCACGCCACCCTCGGAATCGACGGCCGCCGGGCTGCCCAAGCGCACCCCGATGGCACAGCTGGTCCCCGGCGGTGTGGAGAAGGGCGCTACCACCGTGCAGCGCCGTACGCCGGAGGGCGTCCGCGGACTGCTCTCCGCCTACCACCGCGGGGTGCAGCGAGGCCGCACTCAGCACAAGGACGATGATGTGATTCCGGGCTCCACCGAGACCGGAAGCCAGTCTGGCAAGGAGCAGGAGGCATGA
- a CDS encoding roadblock/LC7 domain-containing protein, protein MTTTQDLGWLLANFADRVPGVAHAVAVSADGLLLAASRDLPRDRADQLAAISSGLVSLTQGAARCFEGGAVLQTVVEMDNGFLFLMSISDGSSFAVLASRSCDVGQVGYEMALLVDRVGDALTPAPRSAAGVLG, encoded by the coding sequence ATGACCACTACGCAGGATCTTGGTTGGCTGTTGGCCAACTTCGCCGACCGGGTGCCGGGCGTCGCCCATGCGGTCGCGGTGTCCGCGGACGGCCTTCTGCTCGCCGCCTCCCGGGATCTTCCCCGGGACCGCGCCGACCAGCTGGCTGCCATCTCGTCCGGTCTGGTGAGCCTTACGCAAGGTGCCGCCCGCTGTTTCGAGGGTGGCGCGGTGTTGCAGACTGTCGTGGAGATGGACAACGGGTTCCTTTTCCTGATGTCCATCTCCGATGGCTCGTCGTTCGCGGTGCTCGCTTCGCGGAGCTGCGACGTCGGCCAGGTCGGGTACGAGATGGCGCTTCTCGTGGACCGGGTGGGCGACGCGCTCACCCCGGCCCCGCGTAGCGCCGCAGGCGTGCTGGGCTGA
- a CDS encoding DUF742 domain-containing protein — MPDREEPTGALVRPYAVTRGRTRPRLEIAIEALVETTVRGRSAGTSGRGGHGREHQHIASLCDGKVQSLAEIAARMRLPLGVARVLIADMAADGLVAVYEPTSFESNDAVGTELLERVLSGLRRL, encoded by the coding sequence ATGCCCGACAGAGAAGAACCGACCGGCGCATTGGTACGGCCGTACGCCGTGACCCGTGGCCGCACCCGGCCGCGATTGGAGATCGCGATCGAGGCGCTGGTGGAGACGACCGTACGTGGTCGCTCTGCCGGCACCTCGGGTCGCGGCGGCCACGGGCGGGAACATCAACACATCGCGTCCCTCTGCGACGGCAAGGTGCAGTCGCTTGCGGAGATCGCGGCACGGATGCGGCTGCCGCTCGGTGTCGCCCGTGTCCTCATCGCGGACATGGCGGCAGACGGCCTGGTCGCGGTATACGAGCCGACGTCGTTTGAGAGTAACGACGCGGTAGGCACTGAACTGCTGGAGAGGGTACTCAGTGGACTTCGGAGGCTCTGA
- a CDS encoding GTP-binding protein, with protein MSHRPGQQPGGRVTSAKIVIAGGFGVGKTTLVGSVSEITPLTTEAIMTSAGVGVDDTRSVPNKTTTTVAMDFGRISIDRDLILYLFGTPGQTRFWFMWDELVRGAIGAVVMVDTRRLADCFAAIDFFEHRKLPYLIAINQFDGQQYHNAQDVRDALAISSDVPVVSCDARNRESTKQVLISLVEYVLSMRRTRTGAPA; from the coding sequence ATGTCACACCGCCCGGGGCAACAGCCCGGCGGTCGGGTGACATCGGCGAAGATTGTCATCGCCGGCGGCTTCGGCGTCGGTAAGACGACGCTGGTTGGGTCCGTTTCGGAGATCACGCCGCTGACCACTGAAGCGATTATGACTTCGGCCGGCGTCGGCGTGGATGACACGCGCTCGGTCCCCAACAAGACCACCACTACGGTGGCCATGGACTTCGGCCGTATCTCCATCGATCGCGACCTGATCCTGTACCTGTTCGGCACGCCTGGCCAGACGCGTTTCTGGTTCATGTGGGACGAGCTGGTGCGGGGCGCGATCGGCGCGGTGGTCATGGTGGACACACGCAGGTTGGCGGACTGCTTCGCGGCGATCGACTTCTTCGAACACCGCAAGCTGCCCTACCTGATCGCGATCAACCAGTTTGACGGACAGCAGTACCACAACGCCCAGGACGTTCGCGACGCGCTCGCGATCTCCTCGGACGTGCCGGTGGTCAGCTGCGACGCGCGTAACCGCGAGTCGACCAAGCAGGTGCTGATCTCCCTGGTGGAGTACGTGCTCTCGATGCGGCGTACCCGCACCGGAGCCCCCGCCTGA